One window of Saprospiraceae bacterium genomic DNA carries:
- a CDS encoding succinate dehydrogenase/fumarate reductase iron-sulfur subunit — MKLNLKIWRQKNSEAKGAFENYEVLANEHMSFLEMLDVLNEQLIDAKKDPVAFDHDCREGICGACSMVINGRPHGPNGGTTTCQLHMRYFKNGDDIVIEPFRARSFPVVKDLVVDRSAFDRIIQAGGFISVNTGQAQDGNAIPVSREQSSKAFDAAACIGCGACVAACPNGSAMLFTAAKISHLGLLPQGKVEHLRRTQDMVKQMDAEGFGFCSNIGACEAECPKEISLENIARMNRALIQASLSSE; from the coding sequence ATGAAACTTAATTTAAAAATCTGGCGTCAAAAAAATAGTGAAGCAAAAGGTGCTTTTGAAAATTACGAAGTGCTTGCTAATGAACACATGTCGTTTTTAGAAATGCTGGATGTATTGAATGAACAATTGATTGATGCAAAAAAAGATCCGGTAGCTTTTGATCATGATTGCAGAGAAGGAATTTGTGGAGCTTGCAGTATGGTGATCAATGGAAGACCACATGGACCAAATGGAGGGACTACAACCTGTCAATTGCATATGCGCTATTTTAAAAATGGAGATGATATTGTCATTGAACCATTTCGTGCGAGGTCGTTTCCTGTTGTTAAGGATTTGGTGGTGGACCGCTCTGCTTTTGATCGCATCATCCAGGCAGGTGGTTTTATTTCGGTAAATACAGGTCAGGCACAGGATGGAAATGCGATACCGGTTTCCAGAGAGCAGTCTTCTAAAGCGTTTGATGCGGCTGCTTGTATTGGTTGTGGGGCTTGTGTTGCAGCATGTCCAAATGGTTCGGCCATGTTGTTTACAGCTGCTAAAATTTCACATTTGGGTTTGTTGCCACAAGGTAAAGTCGAACATCTGAGGCGGACACAAGATATGGTTAAGCAGATGGATGCTGAAGGCTTTGGCTTTTGCAGCAATATAGGAGCCTGTGAAGCAGAATGTCCTAAAGAGATCAGCCTTGAAAATATAGCACGGATGAATCGGGCCTTAATTCAGGCAAGCCTTAGTTCAGAGTAG
- a CDS encoding four helix bundle protein yields the protein MDYKDLIVWQKSRLLVKNVYEIINTIEIFKERVLIDQLSRAVVSVPSNIAEGIGRQYKKETIQFLSISKASLNETETLIFLIADKELIDANHLLRMIDLVTECKKLIQGLINYYKNSNLK from the coding sequence ATGGATTACAAAGACCTGATTGTTTGGCAAAAAAGTCGTTTGCTTGTGAAGAATGTTTATGAAATCATTAATACGATTGAAATTTTTAAAGAGCGGGTGTTGATAGATCAACTTTCAAGAGCAGTGGTGTCGGTACCTTCAAATATAGCTGAGGGTATTGGAAGACAATACAAAAAAGAAACCATTCAGTTTTTGTCCATATCAAAAGCATCTTTAAATGAAACAGAAACACTTATTTTTTTGATTGCGGATAAGGAATTGATTGATGCAAATCATCTTTTAAGAATGATAGATTTAGTTACAGAATGTAAAAAACTAATTCAGGGACTGATAAATTATTACAAAAATTCAAACCTAAAATAA
- a CDS encoding fumarate reductase/succinate dehydrogenase flavoprotein subunit, which translates to MKTIQSKIPEGTLDKKWTSYKSKVPLVSPANKRKIDIIVVGTGLAGAAAAASLGELGYQVHCFTFHDSPRRAHSIAAQGGINAAKNYMNDGDSVYRLFYDTIKGGDYRAREANVYRLAEVSAAIIDQAVAQGVPFAREYGGLLENRSFGGVQVSRTFYARGQTGQQLLIGAYQSLSRQISLGNVKMYNRHEMLELVLIDGKARGIIARNLLNGKLERFGAHCVVLGTGGYGNVFYLSTNAMGSNATAIWKAVRQGAYLANPCFTQIHPTCIPVSGDYQSKLTLMSESLRNDGRVWVPAKKEDAEAIRNGKKSANDILESDRDYFLERRYPAFGNLVPRDVASRAAKVECDKGLGVSPTGLAVYLDFTAAIQRYGKSKAHVLGLHNPDELTIRSLGEKQVEEKYGNLFEMYEKITGENPYKTPMKIYPAVHYTMGGLWVDYNLETNIPGLFATGEANFSDHGANRLGASALMQGLADGYFVLPYTIGNFLSEDIRTAKIDPNDAAFISAEEKVQQRLNQLIGIKGNTSVESFHRRLGKIMWDYCGMARSAEGLQKARKLIQELRTDFWKDVFVPGSTNEFNPELEKAGRVADFIELGELMIVDALHRNESCGGHFREEYQTGEGETLRDDENFAYVAAWFWPNLENEPELIKEKLEFENVKIASRSYK; encoded by the coding sequence ATGAAAACCATCCAATCAAAAATACCGGAAGGAACGCTTGATAAGAAATGGACCAGTTATAAATCTAAAGTACCTTTAGTATCACCGGCCAATAAACGTAAAATAGACATCATCGTGGTGGGCACTGGATTGGCAGGAGCTGCAGCAGCTGCCAGTCTGGGTGAATTGGGTTACCAGGTCCATTGTTTTACATTTCATGACAGTCCCAGAAGAGCACACAGCATCGCTGCACAAGGTGGAATCAATGCTGCTAAAAATTATATGAATGATGGAGACAGTGTCTATCGTTTATTTTATGATACAATCAAGGGAGGGGATTATCGTGCGCGCGAAGCCAATGTGTATCGTTTGGCCGAAGTCAGTGCAGCCATTATAGATCAAGCCGTAGCACAGGGGGTTCCTTTTGCCAGAGAATATGGAGGCTTGTTGGAGAACCGCTCATTTGGTGGGGTTCAGGTGAGTCGTACCTTTTATGCAAGAGGACAAACCGGACAACAATTATTAATTGGTGCCTATCAATCCTTGAGCAGACAAATTTCTTTGGGGAATGTAAAAATGTACAATCGCCATGAAATGTTGGAATTGGTTTTAATTGATGGGAAAGCCAGAGGCATCATTGCGCGTAATTTATTGAATGGTAAACTAGAACGTTTTGGAGCGCATTGTGTGGTTTTAGGAACGGGCGGTTATGGAAACGTTTTTTACTTATCTACCAACGCCATGGGTTCTAATGCAACTGCCATCTGGAAAGCAGTGCGCCAGGGAGCCTATTTGGCAAATCCTTGTTTTACACAAATTCATCCAACGTGTATTCCGGTATCTGGCGATTATCAATCCAAATTGACGCTGATGTCTGAATCGCTTCGAAACGATGGTCGCGTTTGGGTACCAGCCAAAAAAGAGGATGCTGAAGCCATTCGGAATGGAAAAAAATCAGCAAATGATATTTTAGAATCGGATCGTGACTATTTTTTAGAACGTCGCTATCCTGCATTTGGAAATTTAGTTCCCAGAGATGTGGCTTCCCGTGCTGCAAAAGTGGAATGTGATAAAGGCTTGGGTGTAAGTCCTACCGGACTTGCGGTTTATCTTGATTTTACTGCCGCGATCCAACGATATGGAAAATCAAAAGCACATGTTTTGGGTTTACATAATCCCGATGAATTAACCATTCGTTCATTGGGTGAAAAACAGGTCGAAGAGAAATACGGCAATCTGTTTGAAATGTATGAAAAAATTACTGGTGAAAATCCATATAAAACACCGATGAAAATATATCCTGCTGTCCATTATACGATGGGTGGATTGTGGGTAGATTATAATTTGGAAACCAATATTCCGGGTTTATTTGCAACGGGAGAAGCCAATTTTTCTGATCATGGAGCCAATCGCCTGGGTGCATCGGCTTTGATGCAAGGACTCGCAGATGGTTATTTTGTGTTGCCCTATACCATTGGTAATTTTTTATCAGAAGATATCCGCACTGCAAAAATTGATCCGAATGATGCTGCATTTATAAGTGCAGAAGAAAAGGTTCAACAACGATTAAATCAATTGATTGGCATAAAAGGAAATACATCTGTTGAATCCTTTCATCGCCGTCTTGGAAAAATTATGTGGGATTATTGCGGAATGGCACGAAGTGCAGAAGGATTGCAAAAAGCCAGAAAATTGATTCAGGAATTGCGCACGGATTTTTGGAAAGATGTATTCGTACCAGGATCAACAAATGAATTTAATCCAGAATTGGAAAAAGCAGGTCGCGTTGCAGATTTTATTGAATTGGGCGAACTAATGATTGTAGATGCCTTGCATCGAAATGAATCTTGCGGTGGCCATTTTAGGGAAGAATACCAAACGGGTGAAGGTGAAACTTTACGCGACGATGAAAACTTTGCCTATGTCGCTGCCTGGTTCTGGCCAAATCTCGAAAACGAACCGGAATTAATAAAAGAAAAATTGGAATTTGAAAATGTAAAAATTGCAAGCAGAAGCTATAAATAG
- a CDS encoding succinate dehydrogenase cytochrome b subunit, whose product MKWFIDFLFRSSIGRKVVMSLSGIFLMLFLIVHLLGNLQLLRDDQGMQFNLYTYFMTHNPLIKLISYSLYFTIILHSIQGIYLAWVNRKAKGSKYAVSTNTSDSFFARYMIHLGLLILVFLVIHMYQFWLQMKLGAVPVLQYPGHDHDYQDLYTPVVEVYKNIGYVIFYTVSMIFIAMHLIHGFHSAFQSLGINHKKYNGLIRTLGWLYAILVPLGFAILPIYIYLTQA is encoded by the coding sequence ATGAAATGGTTCATTGATTTTTTATTTCGATCATCGATCGGCCGGAAAGTGGTCATGAGTCTGAGCGGGATCTTTTTAATGCTTTTCCTGATCGTACACTTATTGGGTAATTTGCAATTGCTCAGAGATGATCAGGGCATGCAATTTAATTTGTACACCTATTTTATGACGCACAATCCGCTGATTAAATTGATTTCGTATTCATTATATTTTACCATTATACTTCACAGCATTCAGGGAATCTATCTGGCTTGGGTAAATCGAAAAGCCAAAGGAAGCAAGTATGCGGTTTCAACAAATACCAGTGACAGTTTTTTTGCAAGATATATGATTCATTTGGGACTTTTAATTTTAGTATTTCTAGTGATACATATGTATCAGTTTTGGTTGCAAATGAAATTAGGGGCTGTTCCTGTTTTACAATATCCGGGCCATGATCATGATTATCAGGATTTATATACTCCGGTTGTTGAAGTGTATAAAAATATTGGGTATGTAATTTTTTATACTGTTTCTATGATATTCATTGCGATGCATTTAATCCATGGATTTCATTCAGCATTTCAATCATTGGGAATTAATCATAAAAAATACAACGGACTCATTCGGACTCTTGGATGGCTGTATGCTATTTTAGTTCCATTGGGATTTGCAATTTTACCGATCTATATTTATTTAACGCAGGCTTAA